The genomic segment AAAATTTTTCCATTCCTCCAAATTTTTTGGTCTTTTTTCTTGTTCATTTATAAGTAATAAATGCAAATCCTCTATTCAACCAAAAAATCGATAAGTGAAAATGATGAATGcatcaatcaaaatattaaTCATACACATTACGTTAATTCAATACATTTGTTTAATCGGGTCTCGGGACAacgaacacacacacacacacacacatattagcCTTAAATTATGCATGTAATCTCCTTCTATAAGAACATTTATCCATTCCTATGAATGAGAATATATTGTGAGGAGATTTGCATCGTTACACGCTAATATGCACTTTATAAAAAAGTTTAATATTCAAGATGTTGTTAAAACCTATTCAAATGTTGTTAAAACTTATTCAAATTCGAATTCTACAAATTCGAATTTCTTAATGATAATATATTGTTTACTGGCCAACAAGTGTTTTCCTTCCCTAATCTCCATTTCAAATCGCTCCACTATCGATTAAGTTATATAAGTAAACGAATAAACTACAAGGgttcttaaaaaataaaaaaaaccttTTTTACCGTCAACATTTTCTACTTGAGATTTTGTTATCCTATCTTGTTAAATTTTAATCCTAGTCcgttttttggtttttttgttgtaattttaattttttttctcgaTCACATCAACATTAGATGACTCATTCTTGTACGTGAATGAATGTCATATTTCGTTTCcacaaaatttcaaaaccattaACGTATGCATATCATTTATCCAAAGTAGTGCGAAACAAATACAATTACATCGTACCTCACACACAATCTGAGAATGAATTGTACGTGTAAAATATGATTCTTTTCAAAGAAGAAAAGGAACCTGAACTTTATAACTTGAAATATGAAGTAAAATTATTCGAAATATGTGTAGTGCTAGAATTTGTTAATGAACTCATAGATGTGTTGGCTAACTTCATGGGGCTTTTCTTGGTTGAGAAAATGTGCCACTCCTTCCATCACTATAACTTTTTCTAAAAGAGGGACGTGTTTCTTGAGGCCACCTTCGTGTATGTATTCTCGAGCACTTGGAAAATTGTAGGTCAAGTCCAGGTCGCCTACGATGAACCTAACCGGGACCTTTATTTGTGATCCTGTCCAGGCTGCCGTCAGCTCCCAACTCCTGTAAATCAATATTCGATAATCGATTTTTAGTTTCGCAGCTCagtaaaataaatttgaaaattcatgaaGAAATGTGGGTGACATTTGATGACCAATTTTACATTGAAGGAAATCCTATGTTCAAGGTAAAATTCAAACTAATCAATCATATAGACAATCAAGTTGGGTTACGTTCTCGAGTGACTTCATGTGCAACCTGGTGAAGTTGCAAACCATGTCATCTTAGCAtacaaaaaaaaacttacaaatcCATGGCTCGGTAGTAGTTCAAGCCACCGGTAAAGCCGGATTTACGGAACTTGGAGGCGTAATATTCGATATCCTCCTCGGTAAGCCACGGCGGAAGGGTCGGCGGGGATTGGCGAAACAATGCATCCAACCCTACTTCTGGAGGGACGCACGGAGGATTTGGATCCCTCGTGGATAGAAATTTTTTAAACACTGTTGTGGTTTCCACTGATGCAAATGCAGCTTCTGCTTTTCCAGGTTCCTATGATAAACCACACCAGCCGAATTTATTATTCATTGTTAATCCCATTTTGTTTTAGTTCCAATGATAACAATTACACTTTTATTTTATCCCTTTTGACTAAGCATGCCGTCAGTGTCGGAGTCAGAAATATAGCTCTACTCGTActgaaattttaaactctagaatcttttaatattttaaattaatctacccgaactaatatcatattatttcaaaattatacaaaatttacatatacatttttttaatttaaaaaaattggaccACTTTAGCCCAGCTTGCCCTGCGTGCAGTGGAATTGATATTGGAGTCAAAAGGTTTCCCTTTGCTTACAACAATATACTGTTATTTTGGatgtaaaataattcaaaaatttataaaagttttgtagacattttaaaaaaaaattattcaagaaaCAAGTGCTAGTACAGTATTAAATAATAGGTTCGGTTCAACCTACCTCAGAAATTTTACTCCCTCATCGTAATTGAGAATTTATTACGACATTGAATCAACTACTTTTTaagttaataaaaaatattttacggtTGAAAATGGATTGATACTCGATTAAATTAATCATCatgttaaaataatttcaacGAGTATTATTAcacaaaagtaaaaaaaatctcTAGACTTgtttgtattaaaaaaattatcgaaaaaataaatttagactATTTTGAATGACGCACGTTTTTTAAAGTCGTGATTAAGTGGACGTAACGAGTTTTGTGGATCCGAAATTTTTGATGGATGATATAATTAAATACTTGTTTTAACAGTGAAATTGAAAACCTGGAATCTGCACATGTAGAATCCGTCCCCAAGCACTGCTCTGTAACCCTGGATAGGTTTCACCGTCGGATGTCTGGGCTGAAATACCACGCTCGTGTTCACCAAGGCCTTGATCATGTCTGGCCTCAGCAAACAGAACCACCACGCCACGATGGCGCCCCAGTCGTGCCCCACCAGGAACACCTGCTCCACCCTCAACTCATTCAGCAGCGCCACCAGGTCTCCGATGATATGGAATACCGTGTAGCTCTCGGAGGACGGCGGCGCGTCCGTATCTCCGTAGCCACGCAGATCGGGAGCA from the Primulina tabacum isolate GXHZ01 chromosome 8, ASM2559414v2, whole genome shotgun sequence genome contains:
- the LOC142552780 gene encoding epoxide hydrolase 2-like; amino-acid sequence: MEKITHKNLKVNGINMHVAEIGDGPATVLFLHGFPELWYSWRHQMLDLSARGYRSIAPDLRGYGDTDAPPSSESYTVFHIIGDLVALLNELRVEQVFLVGHDWGAIVAWWFCLLRPDMIKALVNTSVVFQPRHPTVKPIQGYRAVLGDGFYMCRFQEPGKAEAAFASVETTTVFKKFLSTRDPNPPCVPPEVGLDALFRQSPPTLPPWLTEEDIEYYASKFRKSGFTGGLNYYRAMDLSWELTAAWTGSQIKVPVRFIVGDLDLTYNFPSAREYIHEGGLKKHVPLLEKVIVMEGVAHFLNQEKPHEVSQHIYEFINKF